The following proteins come from a genomic window of Myroides odoratus DSM 2801:
- a CDS encoding DNA-directed RNA polymerase subunit omega encodes MDLKKTTAPVNTITYNKSKIEEPTGNIYEAITIIAKRASQINVEIKNELIDKLEEFATNNDSLDEVFENKEQIEVSKFYEKLPKAQALAVEEWLEGKVSFKEVNK; translated from the coding sequence ATGGATTTAAAGAAAACAACTGCTCCAGTAAACACAATTACTTACAACAAAAGTAAAATTGAAGAACCAACTGGTAATATCTATGAAGCTATTACTATTATCGCAAAAAGAGCAAGTCAAATCAACGTTGAAATTAAAAACGAATTGATTGATAAGTTAGAGGAGTTTGCTACTAACAATGATAGCTTAGATGAGGTTTTTGAAAATAAAGAACAAATTGAAGTATCAAAGTTCTATGAGAAACTTCCAAAAGCACAAGCATTAGCAGTAGAAGAATGGTTGGAAGGAAAAGTTTCATTCAAAGAAGTTAACAAATAG
- a CDS encoding ferritin, with translation MLSKKLQDALNGQIKIEGDSSQIYLAMATWAEVQGFEGIASFMYDQSNEERTHMLKLVKYINQRGGEATIPAVAKPELDYASFKTLFTQLFAHEVFVSKSINELVHIALEERDYATHNFLQWYVSEQIEEEATARTILDKINLIGDDKGGLYLFDNDMKSFRGDAGATATTV, from the coding sequence ATGTTATCGAAAAAATTGCAAGATGCTTTAAACGGACAGATTAAAATAGAAGGTGATTCATCTCAAATTTATTTAGCGATGGCAACTTGGGCAGAAGTTCAAGGTTTTGAAGGAATTGCTTCTTTTATGTACGATCAATCGAATGAAGAGCGTACACATATGCTTAAATTGGTAAAATATATCAATCAAAGAGGTGGAGAAGCAACCATTCCAGCAGTAGCGAAACCTGAGTTGGATTATGCTTCATTTAAGACGCTTTTTACACAATTATTTGCACATGAGGTATTTGTATCAAAAAGCATCAATGAATTAGTGCATATTGCTTTAGAAGAACGCGATTATGCAACGCACAATTTCCTACAGTGGTATGTGTCTGAGCAAATTGAAGAAGAAGCAACTGCGCGTACGATTTTAGATAAAATCAATCTTATTGGAGATGATAAAGGAGGACTTTATTTATTCGACAATGACATGAAGAGCTTTAGAGGAGATGCAGGTGCAACTGCTACTACCGTTTAA
- the coaBC gene encoding bifunctional phosphopantothenoylcysteine decarboxylase/phosphopantothenate--cysteine ligase CoaBC gives MSVLSGKKILLGVTGGIAAYKTASLVRLLIKAGAEVQVIMTPASHQFVTPFTLSTLSKKPVYTEFFNSKESGTWNNHVELALWADIMLIAPATANVLAKMANGLCDNLLLAVYMSAKCPVYIAPAMDLDMYVHPSTARNLATLTSYNHVIIPAEEGELASGLIGQGRMSEPETIVAVLEESLNQNLPLQGKKILITAGPTYEPIDPVRFIGNHSSGKMGYDIAKEVAKQGGTVILVSGPTNQKIADPRVQVIAVMSASEMYEACHQHFDEVDVVVAAAAVADYRPKDVATQKIKKNAEEFSITLDKNPDILASLGALKKQQYLIGFALETENEVEHAKQKITKKNLDLIVLNSLNDTGAGFGKPTNKVTFIDRDFTVQPMELKSKEEVAKDIVNKIIQHYE, from the coding sequence ATGTCAGTGTTAAGCGGAAAAAAAATATTACTAGGTGTAACTGGTGGAATTGCCGCTTATAAAACGGCAAGTTTAGTACGTTTACTTATTAAAGCAGGTGCCGAGGTCCAAGTGATCATGACACCTGCTTCTCATCAATTTGTTACCCCGTTTACTTTATCTACTTTATCTAAAAAACCAGTGTATACTGAGTTTTTTAACTCCAAAGAAAGCGGTACATGGAATAACCATGTAGAATTAGCACTTTGGGCAGATATCATGCTTATTGCCCCTGCTACAGCTAATGTTTTAGCTAAAATGGCCAATGGGTTATGTGATAATCTACTTTTAGCCGTTTATATGTCTGCAAAATGTCCCGTTTATATAGCGCCTGCTATGGACTTAGACATGTACGTGCACCCTTCAACAGCAAGAAATTTAGCTACTTTAACTTCATATAATCACGTGATAATTCCCGCAGAAGAAGGAGAATTAGCAAGCGGATTAATTGGACAAGGTAGAATGTCAGAGCCAGAAACGATTGTTGCTGTGCTAGAAGAATCATTGAATCAAAATTTACCTCTTCAAGGTAAAAAAATATTAATTACAGCCGGTCCAACATACGAACCGATCGACCCTGTGCGTTTTATTGGTAATCACTCTTCAGGAAAAATGGGGTATGATATTGCCAAAGAAGTAGCAAAGCAAGGCGGAACGGTAATCTTAGTGAGTGGTCCGACCAATCAAAAGATAGCAGATCCCCGTGTTCAAGTAATTGCCGTGATGTCCGCATCGGAAATGTACGAGGCTTGTCATCAGCATTTTGATGAGGTAGATGTAGTCGTAGCTGCAGCTGCAGTGGCAGATTATCGACCAAAGGATGTCGCAACGCAAAAAATAAAAAAGAACGCTGAGGAGTTTAGTATAACCCTAGATAAGAATCCAGATATACTTGCTTCATTAGGCGCACTGAAAAAGCAACAGTATTTGATTGGTTTTGCACTGGAAACAGAAAATGAAGTGGAACATGCCAAGCAGAAGATAACCAAGAAGAATCTCGATTTGATTGTGTTAAACTCGCTAAATGATACGGGTGCAGGTTTTGGAAAACCAACCAATAAGGTTACCTTTATTGATCGTGATTTTACTGTTCAACCAATGGAACTAAAATCAAAAGAGGAGGTTGCTAAAGATATTGTCAATAAAATCATTCAACACTATGAATAA
- a CDS encoding outer membrane protein assembly factor BamD: MKKYVGLSLLALTFVGCSPLQKAMKSEDLEFKKDVANTYYEQQKYRKAIRLYEQVETSFRGRPGYEDMYFNFAEATYVTKDYMLAAERFKLFAATYPRAERREEALLKEIKCGVELSPVYSLDQTITNTTIGKLQKFIDQYPGSDFIFEANSIMSEMNKKLEQKSFENAKQLNTIGAYTRNYGAAIVALDNFIYDFPGTEYKEDALYYKLDSAYKLAMNSVYSRLEERLNNAKGMYDALIRFNSETKYKEKADKMLAEINTELQKISK; the protein is encoded by the coding sequence ATGAAAAAATACGTCGGATTATCTCTTTTGGCTTTGACTTTTGTAGGGTGTTCACCCTTACAGAAAGCAATGAAATCAGAAGATTTAGAATTCAAAAAGGATGTTGCTAATACATACTATGAACAACAAAAGTATAGAAAGGCTATCCGATTATATGAACAAGTAGAGACTTCGTTTAGAGGTCGACCAGGGTATGAGGACATGTACTTCAACTTTGCAGAAGCTACCTATGTAACGAAAGATTATATGTTAGCGGCTGAGCGATTCAAATTATTTGCAGCAACGTATCCTAGAGCGGAGCGCAGAGAAGAAGCTTTACTAAAAGAAATTAAATGTGGGGTAGAATTATCTCCTGTTTATTCTTTGGATCAGACGATTACAAATACGACAATCGGTAAGTTACAAAAATTTATTGACCAATATCCAGGTTCAGATTTTATTTTTGAAGCGAACTCAATCATGAGTGAGATGAATAAAAAACTGGAACAAAAATCGTTTGAAAACGCTAAACAATTGAATACGATTGGTGCTTATACGAGAAATTATGGAGCTGCAATAGTTGCTTTAGATAACTTTATCTATGACTTTCCAGGAACGGAATATAAAGAAGATGCTTTATATTACAAATTGGATTCAGCCTATAAATTAGCAATGAATAGCGTGTACAGTCGATTGGAAGAACGATTAAACAATGCAAAAGGAATGTACGATGCGTTGATTCGCTTCAACAGCGAAACAAAATACAAAGAGAAAGCAGATAAAATGCTTGCAGAAATAAACACAGAATTACAAAAAATTTCAAAATAA
- a CDS encoding TonB-dependent receptor encodes MIPSQLRTAFLLCALFFITMGVKGQATYLLQGTIKDNREPLIGATIYINEINNGAITNEKGHYSIQLQEGTYSLKISYMGYADKFTKVNLTKNQTLDFVLATDNAELSEVVIVQNKNKVDIRKPEMSVNKLTTEEIKKMPVVLGETDILKSILQLPGVTNAGEGAAGFNVRGGSAGQNLVLLDNASVYSSSHLFGFFSVFNSDAIRDLKLYKGGIPARFGGRASSVLDVAQKEGNKNDYTFEGGIGVISSRLLAQGPIQKGKSSFLIAGRGSYAHLFLKLSDNKNSAYFYDINTKLSFDINKKNKINFSAYYGKDVFSFKDLMKNSFGNLAATLEWQTLYNDDLAGTLSLSTSQYTYDLDLDLVGFNWKNGIKSTQIKYDFLHDINSALQLRYGIGHTEYIFYPGTIKPTKSDSSINYKKIDNKYASESSVYVEAEQNFGQHISVNYGLRFSHFNAKGKGIEHTYANNQPVWYDQQLGVYKMADMLETTYYKKNKSIEQFNNLEPRIGVAYILNDNQSIKASYNRMTQYIHLMSNTAAPTPLDIWTPSGKYTDPELVDQVALGYFQNFAEGRYSLETEVFYKKVKNSIDYIDGAQLVGNEAIERVILNGEGRAYGLEVLVRKNLGKLTGWVAYTLSRAEQRTPGRTAFEPGINNGDWYRASYDKLHDLSITALYELNPKWTFGASFTLQSGRPITYPEGQYEYLGLRVPKFGDRYANNMPAYHHLDVSATYTPNPNSTKRWKGEWVFGIYNLYSRYNAASISFRENEDIRGKNEAEKLSIFGLVPSVTYNFKF; translated from the coding sequence ATGATACCTAGTCAACTCAGAACAGCCTTTTTACTCTGTGCTTTGTTCTTTATCACAATGGGCGTAAAAGGTCAAGCTACTTATCTTTTACAAGGAACCATTAAAGACAACCGTGAACCTTTAATTGGTGCTACGATTTACATTAATGAAATCAATAATGGCGCCATCACAAATGAGAAAGGACATTATTCCATACAGCTACAAGAAGGAACCTATTCCTTAAAAATATCATACATGGGGTATGCAGATAAGTTTACAAAAGTGAACCTAACTAAAAACCAAACGTTAGATTTTGTATTAGCAACAGATAATGCTGAACTGTCAGAAGTAGTTATTGTACAAAATAAAAACAAAGTTGATATTCGAAAACCAGAAATGAGTGTCAACAAATTAACTACTGAAGAAATCAAAAAAATGCCTGTGGTCTTAGGGGAAACAGATATTTTAAAATCTATTCTTCAATTGCCAGGTGTAACCAATGCTGGAGAAGGAGCCGCTGGATTTAATGTTCGCGGAGGAAGTGCAGGACAAAACTTAGTATTATTAGACAATGCTAGTGTGTATAGTTCTTCCCACCTTTTTGGTTTCTTTTCTGTCTTCAACTCTGATGCTATTCGAGATTTAAAACTATACAAAGGAGGAATTCCTGCTCGTTTTGGAGGAAGAGCTTCTTCTGTACTAGATGTCGCTCAAAAGGAAGGAAATAAAAACGATTACACTTTTGAAGGAGGAATCGGTGTAATTTCCAGCCGTTTATTAGCTCAAGGACCGATTCAAAAAGGAAAATCTTCCTTTTTGATTGCAGGACGTGGTTCTTATGCGCATTTGTTCTTGAAATTATCAGACAACAAAAATTCTGCTTATTTCTATGACATCAATACTAAATTGAGTTTTGATATTAATAAAAAGAATAAAATCAACTTTTCTGCTTATTATGGAAAAGACGTATTTAGCTTCAAAGATCTAATGAAAAACAGCTTTGGAAACTTAGCTGCTACTTTAGAATGGCAAACGTTATACAATGATGATTTAGCTGGAACGTTGTCTTTGTCAACCAGTCAATATACCTATGATTTGGATTTAGATTTAGTGGGATTTAACTGGAAGAACGGGATTAAAAGTACACAAATCAAATATGATTTCTTGCATGATATCAATTCTGCGTTACAATTGCGCTATGGTATCGGACATACAGAATATATTTTCTACCCTGGAACAATCAAACCAACAAAGAGCGATTCTTCTATCAACTACAAGAAAATAGATAATAAGTATGCTTCTGAAAGTAGTGTATATGTAGAAGCTGAACAGAATTTTGGTCAGCATATTAGTGTAAATTATGGGTTGCGATTCTCTCACTTCAATGCGAAAGGGAAAGGAATTGAACATACCTATGCCAACAATCAACCGGTTTGGTATGATCAGCAATTGGGTGTTTACAAAATGGCAGATATGCTAGAGACTACCTATTACAAGAAAAACAAGTCTATTGAGCAATTCAACAACCTTGAGCCTCGTATCGGTGTTGCTTATATTTTAAATGACAATCAATCCATTAAAGCGAGCTATAACCGAATGACACAATACATCCACTTAATGTCTAATACGGCAGCGCCAACTCCTTTAGATATCTGGACACCTAGTGGAAAATATACCGATCCAGAATTAGTGGATCAAGTTGCTTTGGGGTATTTCCAAAACTTTGCAGAAGGAAGATATAGTTTAGAAACTGAAGTATTTTACAAAAAAGTAAAAAACAGCATTGATTACATTGATGGGGCTCAATTAGTCGGAAATGAAGCTATTGAACGCGTGATTCTTAATGGAGAAGGAAGAGCTTATGGATTAGAGGTTCTTGTTAGAAAGAACTTAGGTAAACTAACAGGATGGGTTGCTTATACCCTATCAAGAGCTGAACAACGTACGCCAGGTAGAACAGCATTTGAACCCGGTATCAACAACGGCGATTGGTATAGAGCTTCTTACGACAAACTACATGACCTTTCCATTACGGCTCTATATGAATTAAATCCAAAATGGACCTTTGGTGCTAGTTTCACACTACAATCGGGTCGTCCAATCACTTACCCAGAAGGTCAATATGAATACTTAGGGCTACGTGTACCTAAATTTGGAGATCGTTACGCCAATAACATGCCTGCCTATCACCATTTAGATGTATCTGCTACGTATACGCCAAACCCAAATTCAACGAAACGCTGGAAAGGTGAATGGGTATTTGGAATTTACAACCTATATAGTCGATACAATGCGGCGTCTATTTCCTTCAGAGAAAACGAAGATATTCGCGGAAAAAATGAGGCCGAAAAACTATCTATTTTTGGTTTAGTACCAAGTGTTACGTACAATTTTAAATTCTAA
- the dapA gene encoding 4-hydroxy-tetrahydrodipicolinate synthase, which yields MQSLKGTGVALITPFKKDKSVDVEALERLVHYVTEGGVEYLVVLGTTGEAATLTQEEKEVVKQTVIKANAGKLPMVLGVGGNNTAQVVEELNPANLAGFDAILSVSPYYNKPTQEGIYQHFKAIAQQSSLPILLYNVPGRTGSNMSPKTVIRLANEFPNIVGIKEAAGDLVQGMELIRQSTRQDFLVISGDDAIALPLVLAGGAGVISVIGQGVPQPFSTMIRLGLEGKIKEAFQLQYQMMPIIDMIFEQGNPGGIKAVLEQAEVIENELRLPLVPVDQELKQRIEKEFIKLKN from the coding sequence ATGCAATCGCTAAAAGGTACGGGAGTGGCTTTGATTACTCCATTTAAAAAAGACAAATCTGTTGATGTTGAGGCGCTGGAGCGTTTAGTACACTATGTGACTGAGGGAGGAGTGGAATATCTTGTAGTTTTAGGAACAACAGGAGAAGCTGCTACTTTAACGCAGGAAGAAAAGGAAGTAGTGAAACAGACTGTAATAAAGGCGAATGCAGGTAAGTTACCGATGGTTTTAGGTGTTGGAGGAAATAATACAGCACAGGTTGTTGAGGAGCTAAATCCAGCTAACTTAGCAGGATTTGATGCTATCTTATCGGTATCTCCTTACTACAACAAACCTACACAAGAAGGAATCTACCAACATTTCAAAGCGATTGCACAACAAAGTAGCTTGCCGATTCTATTGTACAATGTGCCAGGACGTACAGGAAGCAATATGAGTCCTAAAACGGTTATTCGCTTAGCCAATGAATTTCCAAATATTGTGGGAATTAAAGAAGCAGCAGGTGATCTTGTTCAAGGAATGGAATTGATTAGACAATCAACTCGTCAAGATTTTCTTGTTATTTCTGGAGATGATGCGATTGCGTTGCCTTTAGTATTAGCAGGTGGAGCTGGAGTTATTTCTGTGATTGGACAAGGGGTTCCACAACCTTTTTCAACGATGATTCGCTTGGGGTTAGAAGGAAAAATCAAAGAGGCTTTTCAGTTGCAATACCAAATGATGCCTATTATTGATATGATATTTGAACAAGGAAATCCAGGGGGAATTAAAGCGGTTTTAGAACAAGCAGAGGTAATTGAAAATGAATTGAGATTACCATTGGTTCCAGTGGATCAAGAATTAAAACAACGAATAGAAAAAGAATTTATAAAACTCAAAAATTAG
- a CDS encoding DUF4249 domain-containing protein, with amino-acid sequence MKALSYIALLLTLSLTSCTEVIDIDLPTAEPRLVVEGNLDFNKIGATDTVFIKLSLTTDYFNLEIPPVNNAVVRISDKQGNQFLLNELGQTGRYYSTEIAKPTEGDTFKLQIEYDNDLYEATETYISSPEILEVTQKREKYFDTDYYVIRVYYQDTPRSNQNLNYYYLYYHYEDKAPQPRVLSNEYAKGNRMESLYIIDEDAVPGEKIEIELAQISRNYYDFAMSFFDAIGNGGGPFQVPSGRIIGNVKNQTTPKKEALGYFRVIEKQTATHTIYEQPKA; translated from the coding sequence ATGAAAGCATTATCTTATATAGCACTTCTATTAACCTTATCTCTTACCTCTTGTACTGAAGTAATTGATATTGATTTACCTACTGCCGAACCTCGTTTAGTTGTAGAAGGAAACTTAGACTTCAATAAAATTGGAGCTACAGATACGGTATTTATCAAACTAAGTTTGACAACGGATTATTTCAACTTAGAAATTCCACCAGTAAACAATGCTGTTGTTCGTATCAGTGACAAACAAGGCAATCAATTTCTATTGAATGAATTAGGTCAGACTGGGCGTTATTATTCAACTGAAATTGCCAAGCCTACTGAGGGAGACACCTTTAAATTACAAATTGAATATGACAACGATTTGTATGAAGCAACTGAAACCTATATATCAAGTCCTGAAATACTTGAAGTAACGCAAAAACGCGAAAAATACTTTGATACCGATTACTACGTAATTCGCGTTTATTATCAAGATACACCTAGATCCAATCAAAATTTGAATTATTACTATTTGTACTATCACTACGAAGATAAAGCTCCACAACCACGCGTATTATCAAATGAATACGCTAAAGGAAACCGAATGGAATCACTTTATATCATTGATGAAGATGCAGTACCTGGAGAAAAGATAGAAATTGAATTGGCACAAATCTCCAGAAATTACTACGATTTTGCCATGAGCTTTTTTGATGCTATTGGCAATGGCGGAGGACCTTTCCAAGTACCAAGTGGACGAATCATCGGGAATGTCAAAAACCAAACAACACCTAAAAAAGAAGCACTGGGTTACTTCAGAGTTATAGAAAAACAAACGGCTACTCATACTATTTATGAACAGCCAAAAGCATAA
- the recN gene encoding DNA repair protein RecN, which translates to MLTSLSIKNFALIDHLEIEFFKGFSIITGETGAGKSIVLGALGLLQGKRADLGSLKNKDEKCVIEGQFKVDPYKLEELYSFLDMDYEPITIIRREILPSGKSRAFVNDSPVNLTDLQELSAVLLDIHSQHQTSELSEETYQIKVIDAIAKNEETLEEYQKQLKLYKTSVSELKQLKEEEIELLKEQDYNAFLLEELEALQLTTIDQVELESEFEKLNNVEHVRESFAQATQILTTDQMGVIQGLKELRQTLQKTATVSKDYEELYNRVVSAEIELADLANEIEREVDHVVSDPERLTVLHERLQVLYALQKKHQVNSVEELIAIETGLNDKVFKVGEVQHKIVAVEQQIEALLVKLDQLADQLSQARQQAIPALSDQLVEILTLVGMPHATFQFDFKTVDQYLTNGKDQMQLQFSANKGMDYGLLKKVASGGELSRIMLAIKAILARYSNLPTIIFDEIDTGVSGEVADKMGVIMKDMSTLMQVFAITHLPQIAAKGHQHYKVFKASEGESTTSKLIQLDQEHRVEEIAQMLSGKDITASALQHAKELLNG; encoded by the coding sequence ATGCTTACTTCATTGAGTATAAAAAATTTCGCTTTAATTGATCATTTAGAAATTGAGTTTTTTAAAGGTTTTTCTATTATTACTGGTGAAACCGGTGCTGGAAAATCAATTGTTTTAGGCGCATTAGGCCTGTTACAAGGAAAACGAGCAGATTTAGGTTCCCTCAAAAATAAGGATGAAAAATGCGTGATTGAAGGACAATTCAAAGTTGATCCTTATAAATTAGAAGAGCTATATTCTTTCTTGGATATGGACTATGAGCCTATTACCATCATCCGAAGAGAAATTTTACCGTCTGGAAAATCTAGAGCTTTTGTAAATGATTCTCCCGTAAATCTAACGGATTTACAGGAATTAAGTGCTGTGTTATTGGATATTCACTCTCAACATCAAACGAGTGAATTGAGCGAAGAAACGTATCAAATAAAAGTTATTGATGCTATCGCCAAGAACGAAGAGACTTTAGAGGAATATCAAAAACAATTAAAATTATATAAGACTTCTGTTAGTGAGCTTAAACAACTAAAAGAAGAGGAAATAGAACTGCTAAAAGAGCAAGACTACAATGCTTTTCTTCTAGAAGAATTAGAGGCGCTACAATTGACAACAATTGATCAAGTAGAATTAGAAAGTGAATTCGAAAAATTAAACAATGTTGAACATGTGCGTGAAAGTTTTGCGCAAGCTACTCAGATTCTAACAACGGATCAAATGGGAGTGATTCAAGGATTAAAAGAATTGCGTCAAACCCTACAGAAAACAGCAACCGTTTCTAAAGATTATGAAGAGCTTTATAATCGCGTGGTTAGTGCGGAAATTGAATTAGCAGATTTAGCAAATGAAATTGAACGTGAAGTCGACCATGTGGTTTCTGATCCGGAGCGTTTAACCGTATTACACGAACGTTTACAAGTGTTGTATGCTTTGCAAAAGAAACATCAAGTAAATTCAGTAGAAGAGCTAATAGCTATTGAAACGGGCTTAAATGATAAGGTATTCAAAGTTGGGGAAGTTCAGCATAAAATTGTCGCTGTAGAACAACAGATTGAAGCGTTGTTGGTTAAGTTAGACCAATTGGCGGATCAGTTATCTCAAGCAAGACAGCAAGCAATTCCTGCTTTGAGCGATCAGTTAGTAGAAATATTGACGTTAGTTGGAATGCCACATGCGACTTTCCAATTTGATTTTAAAACAGTAGATCAGTATTTAACCAATGGAAAGGATCAAATGCAACTGCAATTTTCTGCAAATAAAGGCATGGATTATGGCTTGTTGAAAAAGGTAGCTTCTGGTGGGGAATTGTCGCGTATTATGTTGGCGATTAAAGCGATTTTAGCGCGATATTCGAATTTACCAACGATTATTTTTGATGAAATTGATACCGGAGTATCTGGAGAAGTAGCAGATAAAATGGGTGTAATCATGAAAGATATGAGTACCTTGATGCAGGTTTTTGCTATTACACATTTACCTCAAATTGCTGCCAAAGGGCACCAACATTATAAAGTATTCAAAGCTTCGGAAGGAGAATCTACGACCTCTAAATTAATTCAATTGGATCAGGAACATCGCGTAGAAGAAATTGCACAGATGTTATCTGGAAAAGATATTACAGCCTCTGCTTTGCAACATGCAAAGGAGTTGTTGAATGGTTAG
- a CDS encoding sensor histidine kinase, which translates to MYKFFAVNVLDEVSLVHKQIEMWRWYSNIWYRNIFGLLALCLIFGFIQYTSLGDKSIREILVEMVPAISLIYFLIYINNVFIIKRFLLTKKYDSFLLWFLVYLVFGVFCLSQYAIYAGEFKSLILEVTNTLFFTILGTGTYFIHQWAFQNITLRERKLANTEAELDFLKMQLNPHFLLNAMNNLYGEALTNPDDTPNRILQLSHLFRYQIEASKKEEVRLELEIDFVNEYLDYYRFTSDSLVVYIEYYGDLEAYQVPPLLFFSLVENAVKFSLQTEQPSISIRWKEEGGKIYFEIINSCLPIEKQKKGTGLGLNNLKRRLEVSGIHAKFEVEDLKNKYKAKLTLWGLNTNV; encoded by the coding sequence TTGTATAAGTTTTTTGCAGTCAATGTGTTGGATGAAGTATCTTTAGTCCATAAACAAATTGAAATGTGGAGATGGTATTCTAATATATGGTATCGCAATATTTTTGGGTTATTGGCCTTGTGTTTGATTTTTGGCTTTATTCAATATACTAGCTTAGGCGATAAAAGCATCCGAGAAATTTTGGTGGAGATGGTTCCAGCGATCTCTTTGATTTATTTTTTGATTTACATCAACAATGTATTTATCATTAAGCGTTTTCTATTAACCAAAAAGTATGATTCCTTTCTTCTTTGGTTTCTCGTTTATTTGGTTTTTGGTGTCTTTTGTTTGAGTCAATATGCCATCTATGCTGGCGAATTTAAATCGTTAATTCTCGAAGTTACCAATACGTTGTTCTTTACTATCTTAGGAACAGGAACGTATTTTATTCATCAATGGGCCTTTCAGAATATTACGTTACGCGAACGAAAATTAGCAAATACAGAAGCAGAATTGGATTTTCTAAAGATGCAATTGAACCCGCACTTTCTGTTGAATGCAATGAATAATTTGTATGGAGAAGCCTTGACCAACCCTGATGATACCCCCAATCGAATTTTACAGCTTTCTCATCTGTTTCGCTATCAAATTGAAGCAAGTAAGAAAGAAGAAGTGCGACTGGAATTGGAAATTGATTTTGTCAACGAATATTTAGATTACTATAGATTTACGAGCGATTCGTTGGTGGTATATATCGAATATTATGGTGACTTAGAAGCTTATCAAGTACCACCACTTTTGTTTTTTAGTTTGGTGGAAAATGCCGTAAAGTTTAGCTTGCAAACGGAACAACCCTCTATTTCCATCCGATGGAAAGAAGAAGGCGGAAAGATATACTTCGAAATAATCAATAGTTGTTTGCCCATTGAAAAACAGAAAAAGGGAACTGGTTTGGGGTTAAATAACTTAAAAAGACGTTTAGAAGTATCGGGAATACATGCTAAATTTGAAGTTGAAGATCTAAAGAATAAATATAAAGCAAAACTTACATTATGGGGACTAAATACAAATGTTTAA
- the porD gene encoding type IX secretion system protein PorD produces the protein MNKLFGLFACFFLWMGTCQAQELNANVSINFAQVGNAHQNYFRTLEKSLKELLNQTTWTSQRMNSNEKIDCTFLLTVSSFDNNANISGTLQVQYGRPIFNTTYTSPVLNFNDKDIAFNYTEFEPLRYSAGTYESNLISLVSFYVHVVLGMDGDTFAKDGGNAYYQEASLIASMAQQSGAKGWKQGDGTNTRYTLINDLTSGASRPFREALYTYHRTGLDTMSESLEGGRDGIFKGLEDLRQYNAVRSNSLLIRVFFDAKTEELVNVYSGIADRNKKRVTEILHAISPLNASKWNNL, from the coding sequence ATGAATAAACTTTTTGGACTTTTCGCTTGTTTTTTTCTTTGGATGGGCACATGCCAAGCACAAGAATTGAACGCTAATGTGAGTATAAATTTCGCACAAGTAGGAAATGCACATCAAAATTATTTCCGAACCTTAGAAAAGTCTTTAAAAGAATTGTTGAATCAAACCACCTGGACGTCTCAACGAATGAACTCCAATGAGAAAATAGATTGTACCTTTTTGTTGACAGTAAGTTCTTTCGACAATAATGCGAATATCTCTGGTACTTTGCAAGTGCAATATGGTCGTCCTATTTTCAATACGACCTATACAAGTCCGGTATTGAATTTCAATGACAAGGATATTGCATTTAATTACACGGAGTTTGAGCCTTTGCGCTATAGCGCAGGGACATATGAATCTAATTTAATCTCTTTGGTTTCTTTTTATGTTCATGTTGTTTTAGGGATGGATGGAGATACCTTTGCAAAAGATGGGGGTAATGCTTACTATCAAGAAGCTTCTTTAATCGCTTCAATGGCTCAACAGTCTGGAGCAAAAGGATGGAAGCAAGGAGATGGAACCAATACGCGTTATACGTTAATTAACGATCTAACTTCAGGAGCAAGTAGACCTTTTCGAGAGGCTTTATACACGTATCACCGTACCGGATTAGATACGATGAGTGAGAGCTTAGAAGGCGGACGCGATGGAATATTTAAAGGCTTGGAAGATTTAAGACAATATAATGCAGTGCGATCTAATTCTCTTTTAATTCGCGTGTTTTTTGATGCTAAAACAGAAGAATTAGTGAATGTATATAGTGGAATTGCAGATCGCAACAAGAAACGTGTGACTGAAATATTACATGCAATATCTCCTCTAAATGCTTCTAAATGGAATAATTTATAA